The Streptomyces sp. NBC_01363 region CGGATGCTGGGGGGCGGGAAGGCGGAAGGGCTGTTCGCGGACACCTACCGGCAGATGGTGCTCTCGCCGGGCGCGTCCGCCGCCTACCGGGCCTTTGTCGAGACGGTCGCCGACGACCGCGCCCGGCCGGTGCTCTTCCACTGCACGGCCGGCAAGGACCGTACCGGCTGGGCCACCGCCCTCCTCCTGATGATGATCGGCGCGTCACGCGATGCCGTGCGCGCCGAGTTCCTCGCGGTGAACCCGGTGGTGCGGGTCGCCTTCGCGCCCTATGTGCAGGACTTCCTCGACGCGGGCGGCGACCCGGAGATCGCGTCCGCCATCACCGAGGTCCGCCCCCGCTATCTCGACACGGCACTCGACGCCATGGACGAGAGGTGGGGTGGGCTCGACGGGTATGTGCGCGACGGCCTGCGCATTCCTGGAGCGGCGCTGGAGCGGCTGCGCGGCGGACTGGTGGTGCCGGCCTGAGCCGCGGGCCGTGACCCGGCCGGCCCTCCTGACGGAAGTGGCCACACCTCCTCCCGCGCACCCGGGAAGCGATGGTGCGATCCAGGGTTGACTTGATACCCCCAGGGGGTATGTTGTGGTGCATCGGGAAGCGCTGCCTCCCGGTCGACCCGATGGAGGAAGCCGTCATGAACAACGCACTGAGGATCACCGCCTTCGCCGCCGCGCTCGCCGCGACCTTCGGGACCGCGTACGTAGTGGGCAGGGGCGTCGACCCGCTGGTGGCCGCCGAGGACCGCCCCGCTGGGCAGCACGGCGGCCACGGCGGGGGAGAGGAGGGTGGGGCGAAGGTGGCGGCGGACCATGCGGCCGGCGGACTGCAGATCTCCGACGGCGGCTACACGCTGGCCCTGGAGGCACCGATGGTCCGGGCCGGGGTCCGGACCGGGATCCGGTTCGCCGTCAAGGACGACAGCGGGCGCAAGGTCACCGCCTATCGGCGTGAGCACGGCAAGGAGTTGCACTTCATCCTCGCCTCCGCCGACCTCACCCAGTACCGGCATCTGCACCCCGTCCGTGCGGCCGACGGCACCTGGTCGACCCCGGTCGACCTCCCCGAAGCCGGTGGCTACCGGGTTTTCGCCGACTTCACCCCGGCGGCCGCGGGTGCCGAGAACCTCACGCTGGGAGCGGATCTGGCCGTCTCCGGTTCCTACCGCCCCGCCCCTCTCCCGGCCCCGAGCGCCACCGCCGAGGTCGACGGCTACCGAGTCGCACTCGGCGGCGAACTCCGCGCCGGCCGGGCCGGTGAACTCGAGCTCGCCATCAGCAGGAACGGCCGTCCCGTCACCGATCTCCAGCCCTACCTCGGCGCGTACGGGCATCTGGTCGCCCTGCGCTCGGGCGACCTGGCCTATCTGCATGTCCACCCGAACGAGGGAGGTCCTGGTCCGGCGGTGTCCTTCACCGCGACGGCGCCCAGCGCGGGAACGTACCGGCTCTTCCTCGACTTCAAGCACGAGGGCAAGGTGCGCACGGCGGCGTTCACCGT contains the following coding sequences:
- a CDS encoding tyrosine-protein phosphatase; this encodes MQTARAVPSSTVLNLRDLGGIALGPDHRVRAGVVLRSGQLSGLDAAQDSQVAALGIRTVVDLRTADERAAAPDRLPPGARLFVADVLGDNPGVAPARLRALLADPVEAERMLGGGKAEGLFADTYRQMVLSPGASAAYRAFVETVADDRARPVLFHCTAGKDRTGWATALLLMMIGASRDAVRAEFLAVNPVVRVAFAPYVQDFLDAGGDPEIASAITEVRPRYLDTALDAMDERWGGLDGYVRDGLRIPGAALERLRGGLVVPA